A part of Cervus elaphus chromosome 11, mCerEla1.1, whole genome shotgun sequence genomic DNA contains:
- the LGALSL gene encoding galectin-related protein: MAGSVADSDAVVKLDDGHLNNSLGSPVQADVYFPRLIVPFCGHIKGGMRPGKKVLVMGIVDLNPESFAISLTCGDSEDPPADVAIELKAVFTDRQLLRNSCISGERGEEQSAIPYFPFIPDQPFRVEILCEHPRFRVFVDGHQLFDFYHRIQTLSAIDTIKINGDLQITKLG, encoded by the exons ATGGCGGGGTCGGTGGCCGACAGCGATGCAGTGGTG AAACTAGATGATGGGCATTTAAACAACTCCTTGGGCTCTCCAGTTCAAGCCGACGTGTACTTCCCACGACTG ATCGTGCCGTTTTGTGGGCATATTAAAGGTGGCATGAGACCAGGCAAGAAGGTGTTAGTGATGGGCATTGTAGACCTCAACCCAGAAAG TTTTGCAATCAGCTTGACCTGTGGTGATTCAGAAGATCCTCCCGCCGACGTGGCAATTGAACTCAAAGCAGTGTTCACAGACCGGCAGCTACTCAGAAATTCTTGTATATCTGGGGAAAGGGGTGAAGAACAGTCAGCGATCCCTTACTTCCCATTCATCCCAGACCAGCCATTCAGG GTGGAAATCCTTTGTGAGCACCCACGTTTTAGAGTGTTTGTGGATGGACACCAACTTTTTGATTTTTACCACCGCATTCAAACATTATCTGCAATCGACACCATAAAGATCAACGGAGACCTCCAGATCACTAAGCTTGGCTGA